AGCAAGCTGCTGCAAAAGCGATGATAATACCTGGTTCAACGCCAATTCCTAATGCAAGTGGCACAAACGCTGCAATCGCTGCTGCTTGAGAATTAACAAATTTAGAGATAAGCAAAAGCATAACCGCATAAGTCCAAGGGTGTTCTTTAACCACATCACCTAATGCTGCCTTCATCATAGGAGTATGCACTGCAAACATAGTATCTGCCATCCATGAAATTCCAAAAACAGCCACTAAAGCTATCATACCAGATTTAAAAATTTCATTTTTAGCAATTTTGCTTGTATCAAGTTTTGTAAAGATAATTAAAGCTGAACCTGCTAAGAGCATGAACATTTGTATGGTTGCCACCATATTCATAGGTTTAGTAACACCTTTAGAGGTAAATTGAGGTCTAAGTTCTGGAAAAGCTCCTAAAATCGCAACAATAGCAATAGCACCTAAGAATATCCACATTGCAACCCATTGTATAGTTGGTAGTTTTTCGCCCAATAAAGTTTTACTATCGCCATAGATGTATTCTTTTTGTTCTGGATCTTTAAGTCTTGCTTGAAATTCTTCATCTTTATCAAGATCCTTTCCTCTAAACCAAGAAAAAATTCCTATAGCTAAAACTCCTATCAAGGTAGAAGGTATGGTGATAGCAAGCAAATCTACATAGCCATCAAAGCCTGCTAAAGGGTGTTTATTGATTTCTGGATTTAAAAGTAGAGCGGTTAAACTAACAACTGCAACTGAAACAGGACTTGCAATAATTCCAAGTTGGCTTGATATACTTGAAGCAGCCATTGGTCTTTCTGGACGAATTCCGTTTTTAATAGCTATATCATAAATAATAGGCATCATAGTATAAACAACATGGCCTGTTCCACAAAGTATGGTTAAAAAACAAGTTACAAATGGAGCTAAAATAGTTAAGAATTTAGGATTTTTTCTTAAAACTTTTTCTGCAATTTGCAACATCACATCCAAACCACCGCTAGCTTGTAAAGTAGCACTTGCAATAACAACAGCTAAAATCGTAAGCATAACATCAATAGAAGGCTTTCCAGGTGCAACTGCAAAACCAAAACTTAAAACCAATAAACCTATACCGCCTAATAAACCTAAGGCGATACCTCCTTTTTTTGCCCCATAAAAAAGACAAATGAGAACTACGGCTAGTTGGATACTAAATTGAGTCCCTTCGCTAAGGCTTGTTAGTATTTCCATACTCTCTCCTTTGTTTTAAAATATGCGAGAGTATAGCATAATTTTTATCATAAATTAAATAAAAAGATAAAAATTTTAAATGATTATTTACCAATATTTTGAATTTATTTATCAAAATATTGGAATTTTAAGAATTATTGATAATCTTTTAGGATATTAAAAAGAATTTTGCTTATTTTTTCAATTGAGGCTATTTCACATTTTTCATCTGTGGAGTGAGGACTATATATATTTGGTCCTATAGAGCAACATTCTAAAGGTTGTTTTTCACTAATGATACCGCATTCTAAACCAGCATGAATAGTATAAAGTTTAGCTTTTTCATCTTCTTTTTTAAAATAATTTAAAATTTCTTCTCCAAATTTAGTGTCTTTATTTGCCCAAGGTGGATAAAAATTTGCACTAGAAGTTTGACAATTTTGCATTTTAAAATAAGTCAGTGTTTCAAATTCGATATTTTGAAGTTCTTTTAAATCATTTGATCTTGCAAAGAGTTCAAAATAAAATTTTCCATCTTTTTCATAAGCTAATGAAAGATTGATACTTGTTTGGAC
The genomic region above belongs to Campylobacter peloridis LMG 23910 and contains:
- a CDS encoding anaerobic C4-dicarboxylate transporter → MEILTSLSEGTQFSIQLAVVLICLFYGAKKGGIALGLLGGIGLLVLSFGFAVAPGKPSIDVMLTILAVVIASATLQASGGLDVMLQIAEKVLRKNPKFLTILAPFVTCFLTILCGTGHVVYTMMPIIYDIAIKNGIRPERPMAASSISSQLGIIASPVSVAVVSLTALLLNPEINKHPLAGFDGYVDLLAITIPSTLIGVLAIGIFSWFRGKDLDKDEEFQARLKDPEQKEYIYGDSKTLLGEKLPTIQWVAMWIFLGAIAIVAILGAFPELRPQFTSKGVTKPMNMVATIQMFMLLAGSALIIFTKLDTSKIAKNEIFKSGMIALVAVFGISWMADTMFAVHTPMMKAALGDVVKEHPWTYAVMLLLISKFVNSQAAAIAAFVPLALGIGVEPGIIIAFAAACYGYYILPTYPSDLATIQFDRSGTTKIGKFVINHSFIAPGLIGVIVSCIAGYFLALGAGYL